In Euphorbia lathyris chromosome 9, ddEupLath1.1, whole genome shotgun sequence, the following are encoded in one genomic region:
- the LOC136206497 gene encoding double-stranded RNA-binding protein 2-like gives MYKNQLQELAQRSCFNLPSYSCIREGPDHAPRFKATVNFNGETFESPAFCSTLRLAEHAAAEVALNTLACRGPSRALAARVLDETGVYKNLLQETAHRAGLKLPVYTTVRSGPGHVPIFSCTVDLAGMRFTGEAARTKKQAQKNAAMAAWSSLKRLVQHGSSSSSSPSSSSSSSSCSSLDHKKGSEEQEQVVIARFLASLQPSEMKNFKQSDIQGGHERFIPVCRGLTPPTASLYPLHYQNWAYPGFPPEMAIYQLWQQEQLLQLQNRLLTLQVPPSPPPPPAPQILPYILPPTSHLFVPMREQEPLPVNPRITLASKGPLLCFSDNDSSDAIRGKSTVTIQEIHEEKTEELPETSLSMASDDPIFSNFSAEDNKHKNGSLESKLERIQLGENQTEKFEHAARGSMDSGYTDVDFRVQNPHSMVSSQYTPRSSSTCRPPPSVAPPVMIRNMRPRPASTASPVRIRNVGPVSSLNRQQDIGARVPAPPRMRTGIPLNSTRPHPQRMDFGGVRPCFMAPAVRIRSVVPVCSAPPARKMPSTEQEGASAAKDRKDTSASEK, from the exons ATGTATAAAAACCAACTCCAAGAGTTGGCTCAAAGAAGCTGCTTCAACCTGCCCTCATATTCATGTATAAGGGAGGGACCAGATCATGCCCCTCGATTCAAAGCCACTGTAAACTTCAATGGAGAAACTTTTGAAAGCCCTGCATTTTGTTCTACTCTGAGGCTTGCGGAACATGCTGCTGCTGAAGTAGCACTGAACACACTTGCATGCAGAGGCCCATCTAGAGCGTTGGCTGCTCGAGTTCTG GATGAAACTGGAGTCTATAAGAATTTGCTTCAAGAAACTGCTCATAGAGCCGGCTTAAAGCTTCCAGTGTATACCACAGTTCGTTCAGGGCCTGGCCATGTTCCTATCTTTTCGTGCACAGTTGATCTTGCTGGAATGAGATTTACTGGGGAGGCAGCTAGGACCAAGAAACAAGCTCAGAAAAATGCAGCAATGGCTGCTTGGTCCTCCCTCAAAAGAC TGGTTCAACATGGCTCATCATCCTCCAGTTctccatcatcatcatcttcttcttcttcttgttcttcgtTGGATCATAAAAAGGGCAGTGAGGAGCAAGAACAAGTTGTGATCGCTCGTTTTCTCGCTTCCTTACAACCATCAGAGATGAAGAATTTCAAGCAAAGTGACATCCAAGGTGGACACGAAAGATTTATTCCTGTCTGCAGGGGCTTGACCCCTCCAACAGCAAGCTTGTATCCTCTGCATTACCAAAACTGGGCTTATCCGGGCTTTCCCCCTGAAATGGCCATATATCAACTGTGGCAGCAAGAACAATTGCTGCAACTACAAAATCGGTTGTTGACACTTCAAGTTCCAccgtctcctcctcctcctcctgcCCCTCAAATTCTTCCATATATACTGCCCCCAACTTCTCATCTCTTTGTTCCCATGAGGGAGCAAGAACCTTTACCTGTAAACCCTAGAATTACACTTGCCTCCAAGGGCCCGTTACTATGCTTTTCAGATAATGACTCCTCTGATGCAATCAGGGGAAAATCAACAGTTACCATTCAGGAGATACACGAGGAGAAAACGGAGGAATTGCCTGAGACTTCTCTGTCAATGGCTTCAGATGACCCCATTTTCAGCAACTTCAGTGCTGAGGATAACAAACACAAAAATGGCTCGCTGGAAAGCAAACTTGAAAGAATTCAACTCGGTGAGAATCAAACCGAGAAATTTGAGCACGCAGCACGTGGAAGCATGGATTCAGGATATACAGATGTTGATTTCCGGGTGCAAAACCCACATAGTATGGTCTCTTCACAATATACTCCTAGATCAAGTTCAACTTGTCGACCGCCTCCATCTGTAGCACCTCCTGTGATGATCAGGAATATGAGGCCAAGACCTGCATCAACAGCATCTCCTGTGCGGATCAGAAATGTTGGGCCTGTTTCCTCCTTGAACAGACAACAAGATATAGGCGCCCGAGTTCCTGCTCCACCAAGAATGAGAACCGGAATTCCTTTGAATTCTACCAGACCGCATCCTCAGAGAATGGATTTTGGAGGAGTACGCCCGTGTTTCATGGCACCAGCTGTTCGAATAAGATCAGTTGTGCCCGTATGTTCTGCTCCACCAGCAAGGAAAATGCCAAGCACTGAGCAAGAGGGAGCATCGGCTGCCAAAGATAGAAAAGATACATCAGCATCTGAAAAGTGA